A region of Scleropages formosus chromosome 2, fSclFor1.1, whole genome shotgun sequence DNA encodes the following proteins:
- the nuak2 gene encoding NUAK family SNF1-like kinase 2 — protein sequence MYEQVHRFPAHTYNWSGMERQDSGSSRRSATPAPCERGSYGALGALLQSASPSASPAKRQAVKRHHHKHNLKHRYQFLETLGKGTYGKVKKAVEGSGRTVAIKSIRKARITDERDLMHIRREIEIMSSLNHPHIIAIYEVFENKDKIVIVMEYASRGDLYDYISERQKLSEHEARHFFRQIVSAVHYCHKNGIVHRDLKLENILLDGNGDVKIADFGLSNLYCGDEYLQTFCGSPLYASPEIVNGQPYKGPEVDSWSLGVLLYTLVHGSMPFDGLDYRNLVRQITTGEYRKPPKPSEACGLIRWMLMVNPERRATLEEIAGHWWLNWGYQCPLPGESEPTADQSSGTVTQTGGLAGIADWLRRNSRPLLENTSKVRCLLRPQGGGDLVRQRSLRRSRKENNVAQMRQDGTSARPFKGILKKRGSLRQKATGEAQSAEAGAPKPAAGLPSPAPPTASLPRKGILKKPVEQESGYCSSPSPESCDSTPALQPPHCPAAQGPPQPKGILKRNGKFSSCHPQDFGSLDQLASGLHLGSRTRPSGAISEDSILSSESFDMLDLPERAGPLGKTKRSTGGAMRGCVSADDLLGLDVEERDEDRGSLWATRYQRGVGDSAFSLTDCENVTEAYRRAVERCGHNR from the exons ATGTACGAGCAAGTGCACCGATTCCCTGCGCACACATACAACTGGTCCGGGATGGAGCGCCAGGATTCCGGTAGCAGCCGGCGGAGTGCGACACCTGCGCCGTGTGAGCGGGGGTCGTACGGCGCGCTGGGCGCCCTGCTGCAGAGCGCGAGCCCGAGCGCGAGCCCGGCCAAGCGGCAGGCGGTCAAGcggcaccaccacaaacacaacCTCAAGCACCGGTACCAGTTCCTCGAGACGCTCGGCAAAGGCACTTACGGCAAGGTGAAAAAAGCTGTAGAAGGGTCTGGAAGAACG GTGGCCATCAAGTCCATCAGAAAAGCGAGGATAACGGATGAACGAGACTTGATGCACATACGCAGAGAAATCGAAATAATGTCCTCCCTCAATCACCCGCACATCATTGCCATCTATGAAG TGTTTGAGAACAAGGACAAGATTGTTATTGTGATGGAGTACGCTAGTCGGGGAGACCTGTATGACTACATCAGCGAGCGGCAGAAACTGTCCGAGCACGAGGCTCGCCACTTCTTCAGGCAGATCGTCTCCGCAGTTCACTACTGCCACAAG AATGGGATAGTTCACAGAGACCTGAAGCTGGAGAACATTCTTCTCGATGGAAATGGTGATGTGAAG ATTGCAGATTTTGGTCTCTCGAACCTGTACTGCGGGGATGAATACCTGCAGACGTTCTGCGGCAGTCCGCTGTATGCGTCCCCAGAGATCGTGAACGGCCAGCCATACAAAGGGCCTGAGGTGGACAGCTGGTCCTTAGGGGTGCTGCTCTACACCCTGGTGCATGGCTCCATGCCCTTCGATGGCCTAGACTACAGAAACCTGGTCCGGCAGATCACCACCGGAGAGTACCGCAAACCCCCGAAGCCCTCTG AAGCCTGTGGTCTTATCCGCTGGATGCTGATGGTGAACCCAGAACGTCGGGCCACTTTGGAGGAGATTGCTGGGCActggtggctgaactggggtTACCAGTGTCCCCTTCCGGGTGAGAGTGAGCCCACAGCCGACCAGTCAAGCGGGACGGTGACGCAAACAGGAGGACTAGCTGGTATTGCTGACTGGCTGCGCCGCAACTCACGGCCACTTCTGGAGAATACCTCCAAGGTGCGCTGTCTGCTGCGGCCGCAGGGGGGTGGCGATCTAGTGCGGCAACGCTCGCTGAGGAGGTCACGGAAGGAGAATAACGTTGCCCAGATGAGGCAAGATGGAACCTCCGCCAGGCCTTTCAAGGGCATCTTGAAGAAAAGGGGAAGCTTAAGACAGAAGGCCACTGGTGAGGCTCAAAGTGCTGAAGCTGGAGCTCCAAAGCCTGCCGCGGGGCTTCCGAGCCCTGCTCCACCCACGGCATCGCTCCCTCGCAAGGGCATCCTGAAGAAGCCCGTGGAGCAGGAGTCTGGCTATTGCTCTTCCCCGTCCCCAGAGAGCTGCGACTCGACTCCAGCTTTGCAGCCCCCACACTGCCCTGCTGCCCAAGGGCCTCCGCAGCCTAAGGGCATCCTGAAACGGAATGGCAAATTCTCTAGCTGCCACCCACAGGACTTTGGCTCCCTGGACCAGCTGGCCTCTGGTCTCCACCTtgggagcaggacccgacccAGTGGGGCTATCAGTGAGGACAGCATCCTCTCATCAGAGTCCTTTGACATGCTGGACCTACCAGAGAGGGCAGGGCCATTGGGCAAGACCAAGCGGAGCACTGGCGGGGCCATGCGAGGCTGCGTGTCCGCCGATGACCTCCTGGGGCTCGACGTGGAGGAGCGGGATGAGGACAGGGGTAGCTTGTGGGCCACGCGTTACCAGAGGGGTGTGGGCGACAGTGCCTTTTCCCTCACTGACTGCGAGAACGTGACGGAGGCCTACAGGCGGGCTGTGGAGAGGTGCGGACACAACAGATGA